The Candidatus Methylomirabilota bacterium genomic sequence GGCGGGTCGATCCGGCCGCGCGGGTCTTTCCCGGCGTCGGCCACAACGCGCACTGGGAGGCGCCCGACCAGGTGTGGTCGTTCATCGCGGGAGGCGCGCGATGACGGACCCGCGCGCGCTCGCACAGGGCTTCGACCTCAAGCGGCTCGACGCGAGCTTCCTGGACGATCCCTACCCGGTCTACCGGGCCCTGCGCGACCACGACCCCGTCCATCGCATGCCGGACGGCTCGTACTTCCTGAGCCGGTACGACGACTGCGCCGCGGTGTACCGCGATCCCCACACCTGGAGCTCGGACAAGCGGGTGGACTTCCGCCCGGGCATGGGCGACGGCCCGCTCTACGAGCACCACACCACCAGCCTGGTGTTCAACGATCCGCCGTATCACACCCGCGTCCGCCGGCTGCTGGCCCCCGCGTTCACCCCGCGCGCGCTCGCCGCGCTGCAGTCGCGCGTCGAGGCGCTGGTGGATCGGCTGCTCGACCGCGCGGCCGAGCGCGGCGGCATGGACCTGATCGCGGACTTCGCGGCGGCGGTGCCGATCCAGCTGGTGGGCGACATGCTCGGGGTGCCCGAGGCCGAGCGGGGCCCGTTGCGCGGCTGGTCGCTGGCCATCCTGAGCGGCCTCGAGCCGGTGCTGACTCCCGCGCAGCGCGCGGACGGCGACCGCGCGGTCGGCGAGTTCAAGGCCTACCTGCGCGACCTGATCGATCGGCGGGAGCGCGCGCCGACGCGCGACGAGGGCGAGATCCTCTCCACGCTGACCGCGGGGAGCGCGCTCGGTCGGGCGGACTCGGCGGGCGAGCGGCTGAGCGAGGTGGAGCTGCTGCACAACTGCATCTTCCTCCTCAACGCCGGGCACGAGACCACCACCAACCTGATCGGCAACGCGGTGGACCTGCTGCTCCGCCATCGCGAGGCGCTGGCCGGGCTGCGCGCGGGGCCCGGGCTCATCGGCAGCGCGGTGGAGGAATTTCTGCGTCTGGAGAGCTCGAACCAGCTGGGCAACCGGCGCGCCGCGTGCGATACCGCGCTCGGGGGCGTGCCGATGCCCGCCGGCACCTACGTGCACATCGGCATCGGGGCGGCCAACCGCGATCCCGCGCAGTTTCCCGATCCCGACCGGCTCGACCTGCACCGCCAGCCGAATCGGCACCTGGCCTTCGGCACCGGCATCCACGCCTGCGCGGGCATGTGGCTGGCCCGCATGGAAGGTCAGGTGGCGATCGGCCGCCTCGTGCGCCGCTTCGGCACCATCGAGCGGGACGGGGCCTTCGTGCGTGGCGGCCGCGCGCGCTTCCGCGGCTTCCTGCGCTATCCGCTGCGCCTGCGTCCCTGACCGCGGCTCAGTCCACCACCGCGATCGCCTCCACCTCGACCAGCAAGTCGGGATGGGCGAGCTTGCGCACCTCCACGGTGGTGCTGGTGGGCAGCGCGCCGAAGTACTCCATGCGCACGTCCACGTGCTTGAAGAACTCCTCGATGTCGGTCACGTAGGTGTTGGTCTTCACGATGTCGGCGATGGTGGCCCCGGCCGCGGTCAGCGCGGCCTTGATGTTCTCGCCGACCTGG encodes the following:
- a CDS encoding cytochrome P450, with amino-acid sequence MTDPRALAQGFDLKRLDASFLDDPYPVYRALRDHDPVHRMPDGSYFLSRYDDCAAVYRDPHTWSSDKRVDFRPGMGDGPLYEHHTTSLVFNDPPYHTRVRRLLAPAFTPRALAALQSRVEALVDRLLDRAAERGGMDLIADFAAAVPIQLVGDMLGVPEAERGPLRGWSLAILSGLEPVLTPAQRADGDRAVGEFKAYLRDLIDRRERAPTRDEGEILSTLTAGSALGRADSAGERLSEVELLHNCIFLLNAGHETTTNLIGNAVDLLLRHREALAGLRAGPGLIGSAVEEFLRLESSNQLGNRRAACDTALGGVPMPAGTYVHIGIGAANRDPAQFPDPDRLDLHRQPNRHLAFGTGIHACAGMWLARMEGQVAIGRLVRRFGTIERDGAFVRGGRARFRGFLRYPLRLRP
- a CDS encoding RidA family protein; the protein is MKRQNIQPASLSKRVVGGHVLYSHVVVVEGKKTIFVSGQLARGASGEVVGAGDMRAQIRQVGENIKAALTAAGATIADIVKTNTYVTDIEEFFKHVDVRMEYFGALPTSTTVEVRKLAHPDLLVEVEAIAVVD